The Brassica oleracea var. oleracea cultivar TO1000 unplaced genomic scaffold, BOL UnpScaffold00770, whole genome shotgun sequence genome has a window encoding:
- the LOC106320043 gene encoding uncharacterized protein LOC106320043, which produces MGGSPPCGDSVRSVKDHRRQAITSKKWPSKPENDSSITFSPDDAIGVPLPHNDPLLVEVGIAKCDVAKVLIDTGSSVALIFRDTLDKMGVDLRDMKPSSRSLTGFNGASEMMSKTIKLPVYACGVTRTYKLSVILTKAPYNTILGTPWLHLVKEVSSTYHQCVKFPGLNGQVQTLRRDQQAARDLLIATVKMQQSTPCINAVAKQIQPQQDEILKVAIDDSDESKAVRVGAFLSEEMQQAIVDFLRKNESTFALTTSDMKGINPAITSHELNVDPTNKPIRQKIRKLGNDRSKAVNKEVE; this is translated from the coding sequence ATGGGTGGCTCACCTCCTTGCGGCGATTCGGTCCGGTCAGTAAAGGACCATCGACGGCAGGCAATAACCTCGAAGAAATGGCCATCAAAACCAGAGAATGATTCCTCGATCACTTTCTCACCTGACGATGCCATCGGCGTCCCCCTACCTCATAACGACCCCCTACTCGTCGAAGTAGGAATCGCGAAGTGTGACGTCGCTAAAGTTCTGATCGATACTGGCAGTTCGGTCGCTCTGATCTTTCGAGATACGCTCGATAAGATGGGAGTTGACTTGCGTGACATGAAACCGTCATCCCGCTCCCTCACGGGATTCAACGGAGCTTCCGAGATGATGAGCAAGACAATCAAACTCCCAGTCTATGCATGCGGTGTGACACGCACATACAAGTTATCCGTCATCCTAACAAAGGCTCCTTATAACACGATCCTCGGGACCCCCTGGTTACATTTGGTCAAGGAAGTATCCTCGACGTACCATCAGTGCGTGAAGTTTCCAGGACTGAACGGCCAGGTGCAGACACTTCGCAGAGACCAGCAGGCTGCTCGTGATCTACTAATTGCAACGGTGAAGATGCAACAATCGACTCCGTGCATCAATGCAGTAGCAAAGCAAATCCAACCTCAACAAGACGAGATCCTAAAAGTCGCGATAGACGACTCCGACGAAAGCAAAGCAGTCCGAGTCGGCGCCTTCCTCTCCGAAGAGATGCAACAGGCAATCGTCGACTTCCTGAGGAAGAACGAGTCAACATTCGCTTTGACGACATCGGATATGAAAGGAATAAATCCCGCCATCACGTCCCACGAGTTGAATGTCGATCCAACCAACAAGCCTATCCGCCAGAAGATACGCAAGCTCGGCAACGACCGAAGCAAAGCTGTCAACAAAGAAGTCGAGTGA